In the Desulfovibrio legallii genome, TTACGGGGTAATCGGTTTTGTGGGCCTGGTGGCCCCGCACGCCGTACGGCTCCTCTTTCCCCACGCGGGGCACGCGTATCTGCTCTGCGCCGCGGCCCTGCTGGGCGGGGTCTTTCTGCTGGCCGCCGATCTTGTGGCCCAAAGTCTGCTCTACCCCGTACTGCTGCCCATTGGCATTATCTGCGCCTTTACGGGGACGCCGGTCTTTCTCTTCCTGCTGTTCCGGGGGGCGGCGCGCCATGCTGGACGTGTGTAATCTGAACGTAACAGGCCGCCACGGCCGCGTGCTGCTGCACGACGTGAGCTTCAGCCTGCCCCCCGGCATGCTGCTGGCCGTGGTGGGCCCCAACGGCGCGGGCAAAAGCACCCTCGGCAAAACCCTGGCCGGGCTCATCCGCCCCCACAGCGGGCGCATCCTCCTTGACAACCGCCCGCTCAACAGCCTGGACCGCAAAGCCCGCGCCCGGCAAGTGGCCTGGCTACCCCAGAGCGTCACCCCGGTGCCCTGCAGCGTTTTTGACGCCGTCCTCCTGGGGCGGCGCCCCCACATGGCCTGGCTGCCCTCGGCCCAGGACCGCCGCTGCACCGCCGCCATGCTGCAGGAACTGCGCCTGGACCACCTCAGTGCGTCCTGCGTCACCGGCCTGAGCGGCGGCGAACTGCAAAAAACGCTCATTGCCCGCGCCCTGGTGCAAGAAGCGCCCGTGCTGGTCCTGGACGAACCCGTCAACCACCTGGACATCCGCAATCAGGTGGAAATCCTCCAGACCGTGCGCACGCTGACCCGCACCCGCCAGATGCGCAGTCTGGTAGTGCTGCACAACCTGAGCTTCGCCTTGCGTTACGCCGACGCCGTACTCTTGCTGCACCAGGGGCAAAGCCTCTTTCTTGGACCGCCGACAGACCTGCAGGCCCAGACCCTCAGCATCGCCTACGGCATCGCCGTGCGCCTCCAGGATGTGGACGGCATCCGTTACGCGCTGGTGTAACGCTGTTTTTTGGGTGCATACAGCGCGTCTTCCAGACCCTGGACGTCGTAAAAACGACACCAGAGGATATACAAAAAAATCAGAGGGTCTGCACAACACCAATCCCGGCAGAAGCAGGCCACTGCGCCGCTGGGACATACCCGCGCATGGCAAGCGGAAGCCCCTCCTTGCACAAAAAAAAATTTCCCCTGTGCAGGGTACGCCCGGCGCGGTGCTGTGAGAGAAAAAAGTTTTTTGATGCGGGATGGGGGCGTGGGGGCTGTTCCTCAAAAAGCGCTGCCGCCGAATACAGAATCCCACAGGGAGGTTTTGGGAGGCACGGCGTCGGGATCCACCCAGGCCAGCACCTGGCGGCCCATATCCCAGGCCAGGGAGCGGGCGATGAAGCCCGCGGGGTCGCCAGGGTTGCGTTCTTTGATGGAGAAGAGATAAAAATCGTGTACTTGCCTGGCTTCCATGAGGCCGCCCTGGGCCATGGACCAGAGCAGGGTGCCGGTGCGGGCGTCGTAGATTTCCAGAGCCAGAGAAAGGGAGCTGGTGCCGCCGGAGCCGCCGTCCATGTAGTGGTTGATGTAGCCGCCCACGACCATTTCCGCCCCGCGTCGGCGGGCCAGGGCCATGGCGCGACTGGGTTCGTAAGGGCCGGCATCGGCAGCGTATTCCAGGGTCTGGAAGGCGTTGAGCGAAAGCCAGACTTGCCATATCTGACGAGAAAACATGGTGCTGAAGCTCACGGGGTCTGCGATCTGCTGCACCATACGCAGGGGCACGAACAGCGCTCGGGGTCGACGGTTGAGACTTTCACGTGGGGCCACATAGACTGCGGGCGGCTGACGGCGCACAAAGTTGTTGACCTGCACCTGGAAGGGCGTGCTGAAGTCGCCGGAGACCTTGAGTGTCCTGCGGCTGTCGTCCGGCGCGCTGCTGCAGCCCAGGACCGG is a window encoding:
- a CDS encoding ABC transporter ATP-binding protein; the protein is MLDVCNLNVTGRHGRVLLHDVSFSLPPGMLLAVVGPNGAGKSTLGKTLAGLIRPHSGRILLDNRPLNSLDRKARARQVAWLPQSVTPVPCSVFDAVLLGRRPHMAWLPSAQDRRCTAAMLQELRLDHLSASCVTGLSGGELQKTLIARALVQEAPVLVLDEPVNHLDIRNQVEILQTVRTLTRTRQMRSLVVLHNLSFALRYADAVLLLHQGQSLFLGPPTDLQAQTLSIAYGIAVRLQDVDGIRYALV